From SAR202 cluster bacterium, a single genomic window includes:
- a CDS encoding type II secretion system protein produces the protein MKHTASTQHGFTLIELVVVIAILGILAAIAVPVISSQLGISKERA, from the coding sequence ATGAAGCACACCGCTTCAACACAACACGGCTTCACACTTATCGAGCTGGTGGTCGTCATCGCAATCCTCGGCATCCTGGCGGCAATCGCAGTGCCGGTCATATCCAGCCAGCTCGGCATTTCGAAAGAGCGCGCCTAA
- a CDS encoding prepilin peptidase translates to MDAGAGAQGGVRGAKLVPLVALIVFALGASVGSFLNVVADRVPAGQSLLRPRSHCPGCKRLIPNSELIPVANYIALRGKCRQCGARIPVRVFWVEVITGILFAAVFFLYGFGVQFSVIASCVAVLVVVAIIDLEHRLILNKIVLPAGVVLLAMSPLWPSLGFERPFLLWEGAGGSVASSLAAGFGAFALFMAMAIIYPAGMGGGDVKLAGIIGLMVGFPAVLLGLWVAVIAGGSVAVALILTRRKGRKDAIPFGPFLSMGGIVALLIGPDLVQAYLDLTIGY, encoded by the coding sequence GTGGATGCTGGAGCTGGTGCTCAAGGTGGCGTACGGGGAGCAAAGCTAGTGCCATTAGTTGCGCTTATCGTATTTGCGCTGGGAGCGAGTGTGGGGAGCTTTCTGAACGTTGTGGCGGACAGGGTGCCCGCCGGGCAGTCCCTCCTTCGCCCCCGCTCGCATTGCCCCGGCTGCAAGAGGCTGATACCCAACAGCGAGCTGATACCCGTCGCCAACTACATCGCCCTGCGCGGCAAGTGCAGGCAGTGCGGCGCGCGCATACCGGTCCGCGTCTTCTGGGTGGAGGTGATCACCGGCATCCTTTTCGCCGCCGTATTTTTCCTGTACGGTTTCGGCGTCCAGTTCTCGGTCATCGCCTCGTGCGTCGCCGTCCTGGTGGTCGTGGCGATCATCGACCTGGAGCACAGGCTCATCCTCAACAAGATCGTGCTGCCTGCGGGGGTGGTGCTGCTGGCGATGTCGCCCCTGTGGCCATCCCTCGGTTTCGAGCGACCGTTCCTCCTGTGGGAAGGCGCCGGCGGTTCCGTCGCAAGTTCCCTGGCGGCAGGATTCGGCGCGTTTGCGCTGTTTATGGCCATGGCCATTATCTACCCCGCCGGCATGGGCGGCGGCGACGTAAAGCTCGCCGGGATTATCGGTCTGATGGTGGGCTTCCCTGCCGTGCTCCTGGGACTCTGGGTGGCCGTCATCGCCGGTGGTTCCGTAGCGGTTGCGCTGATCCTCACGCGGAGGAAGGGACGAAAGGACGCCATCCCCTTTGGGCCGTTCCTCTCCATGGGCGGCATTGTGGCGCTCCTGATCGGCCCCGACCTCGTCCAGGCGTACCTGGACCTGACGATAGGCTATTGA
- a CDS encoding type II secretion system F family protein, which translates to MRGVLRTESEDEAYAILEKDDLIPYRLRPVSTGGFSLVRLAPSLFSPRPQDIIDFTRQLAALLNSGIPLRRGLAAQRDQARNLGLKQALTEIIADIEGGARVHEAFARHTTVFPEFYLRMLRVGEATGGVAFALEQLTQNLRRRKAVTDRVRKALTYPAISLAVALVAATVLVTYSLPTLTDLLREFGGQLPVATRVMIAVSDWLQQYAFRAGAAAATLVAAGLIAQRTHRGKRLRDGFLLRLPVVGKILTASSMFTFSTNMSTLLRAGVSPIEALKLAQEGMGNTVIRDRIARSNQMAVEGMRLGEAFSERNGFPALLEQAIVMGEIRGSLVETLNGLAEYYEDVTELAVGSAMELIQPAIIRMIAGLVGFVAVAVISGIYTTLGTVH; encoded by the coding sequence GTGAGGGGAGTCCTCCGGACGGAGTCAGAAGACGAGGCCTACGCTATTCTCGAAAAAGACGACCTCATCCCGTACCGGCTACGGCCGGTCAGCACGGGCGGCTTCTCTCTGGTGCGGCTTGCGCCCAGCCTTTTCAGCCCCCGCCCCCAGGACATTATCGACTTCACCCGCCAGCTCGCCGCGCTCCTGAACTCCGGCATTCCCCTCCGCCGCGGCCTGGCCGCCCAGCGCGACCAGGCGCGCAACCTGGGGCTGAAGCAGGCGCTGACGGAGATAATTGCAGATATAGAGGGCGGCGCGCGCGTTCACGAGGCCTTTGCGCGCCACACAACCGTATTCCCCGAGTTCTACCTGCGGATGCTGCGCGTGGGGGAGGCGACCGGCGGAGTCGCCTTCGCGCTTGAGCAGCTCACGCAGAACCTCAGGCGGCGCAAGGCTGTGACGGACAGGGTACGCAAGGCGCTGACCTACCCGGCGATCAGCCTGGCCGTGGCGCTGGTGGCGGCAACCGTCCTCGTCACCTACTCCCTGCCGACACTGACGGACCTCCTCCGCGAGTTCGGCGGGCAGCTTCCGGTGGCCACGCGGGTGATGATCGCCGTCTCAGACTGGCTCCAGCAGTACGCATTCCGGGCCGGCGCGGCGGCGGCTACCCTGGTGGCAGCCGGCCTGATAGCCCAACGAACGCACCGCGGCAAGCGGCTCCGAGACGGCTTCCTGCTGCGCTTGCCCGTGGTAGGGAAGATCCTCACGGCAAGCAGCATGTTCACCTTCTCCACCAACATGTCTACGCTGCTCAGGGCGGGCGTCTCGCCCATAGAGGCGCTGAAGCTCGCGCAGGAGGGCATGGGAAACACTGTCATCCGGGACCGCATCGCGCGCTCGAACCAGATGGCGGTTGAGGGCATGCGGCTTGGCGAGGCGTTTAGCGAGCGGAATGGGTTTCCGGCCCTCCTTGAGCAGGCAATTGTCATGGGAGAGATCCGCGGTAGCCTTGTTGAGACTCTCAACGGGCTGGCAGAATACTACGAAGACGTCACAGAGCTCGCAGTCGGCAGCGCAATGGAGCTTATCCAGCCGGCGATCATCAGGATGATCGCCGGCCTCGTCGGCTTCGTTGCGGTTGCGGTGATTTCGGGCATCTATACAACACTGGGCACCGTGCATTGA
- a CDS encoding L-rhamnose mutarotase: MKSYALTLNLRDDPVVIDEYVRYHAAVWPEVEAGLKSVGVTSMKIYLLGRRLFMYMEAVDSFEPLRDFQRYMNSKRAQEWDALMRTFQEKVPEAGPGEWWASMRQVYDLKS, translated from the coding sequence ATGAAGTCCTACGCCCTCACCCTCAACCTGCGGGACGATCCCGTTGTTATAGATGAGTACGTCCGTTACCACGCCGCGGTGTGGCCGGAGGTTGAGGCGGGGTTGAAGAGCGTGGGCGTGACAAGTATGAAGATATACCTCCTTGGCAGGAGGCTGTTTATGTATATGGAAGCGGTGGACTCTTTCGAGCCTTTACGTGACTTCCAGAGGTACATGAACAGCAAGCGCGCCCAGGAGTGGGACGCGCTGATGCGCACCTTTCAGGAGAAGGTACCCGAGGCTGGGCCGGGCGAGTGGTGGGCATCAATGCGCCAGGTATACGACTTGAAGAGTTAA
- a CDS encoding aldo/keto reductase has product MEMREIGKTGLKVTPLGIGGAPLGGLYNDVSQAQAFRTIRRALELGINFMDTAPLYGHGKSEGYFGDALAGVPRNSYVLSTKVGRLLRPSSRPNAGLFKNAPMFDVYFDYSRDGILRSVEDSLRRLRLDRIDIALIHDPDNHWEQAIKEAYPALADLRSRGVVKAIGVGMNQWQMLARFAKEGDFDCFLLAGRYTLLDQSALAELMPLCRERNVSVIIGGPYNSGILASNLSTTVRYNYEAAPPEVVAQARRIKAVCERHQVPMKAAALQFCLAHPAVAAVIPGPRSVAELEDNVNMANFPIPGTLWRELIEAGLIPKHAPVPGETV; this is encoded by the coding sequence ATGGAGATGCGCGAGATTGGCAAGACCGGCCTTAAGGTGACCCCGCTGGGAATAGGCGGCGCGCCGCTGGGCGGCCTCTACAACGATGTGTCGCAGGCGCAGGCGTTCCGGACAATCCGGCGCGCGCTGGAGCTCGGCATCAACTTCATGGACACTGCGCCTCTGTACGGGCACGGCAAGAGCGAGGGGTATTTTGGAGACGCACTCGCCGGGGTCCCGAGAAACAGCTATGTGCTTTCGACAAAGGTCGGCAGGCTGCTTCGGCCGTCCTCACGGCCTAACGCCGGGCTCTTCAAGAACGCGCCGATGTTCGACGTCTACTTCGATTACAGCAGGGACGGCATTCTGAGGTCCGTAGAGGATAGCCTGAGAAGGTTACGGCTGGACCGGATCGATATCGCCCTCATACACGACCCCGATAACCACTGGGAGCAGGCGATAAAGGAGGCGTACCCGGCGCTGGCGGACCTCCGCTCAAGGGGAGTGGTCAAGGCAATCGGCGTCGGGATGAACCAGTGGCAGATGCTCGCCCGCTTCGCGAAGGAGGGGGACTTCGACTGCTTCCTCCTGGCGGGTCGCTACACGCTCCTGGACCAGTCCGCACTGGCCGAGCTCATGCCGCTGTGCCGGGAGCGGAACGTCAGCGTGATCATCGGCGGCCCTTACAACAGCGGCATCCTGGCGTCCAACCTCTCCACGACCGTGCGGTACAATTACGAGGCCGCGCCGCCGGAGGTGGTGGCGCAGGCGCGCAGGATCAAGGCGGTGTGCGAGCGCCACCAGGTGCCAATGAAGGCTGCCGCGCTGCAGTTCTGTTTGGCGCACCCCGCCGTTGCGGCGGTGATTCCTGGCCCGCGGTCGGTAGCGGAGCTTGAAGACAACGTCAACATGGCGAACTTCCCAATCCCCGGCACGCTCTGGCGAGAGCTAATCGAAGCCGGCCTGATACCAAAGCACGCGCCGGTGCCTGGGGAGACGGTATGA
- a CDS encoding sigma-70 family RNA polymerase sigma factor, producing MDGEFSTGKRNLNPGIHTYIPVEAGQNRAARKLGKSGSMKKEDLEKLADDELLDLIIQRRREALEALYDRFGNAVFSLAVHILRDVGAAEEVTQDTFFNVWRRAPSYDSARGKVSAWLFSIGHHRIIDELRRRKRRDQSEVSQDVEVLHRAADDSSDPALYLALQMQRSQIHMALAELRPEQREAVMLAYYGGLTHTEIAARLQQPLGTVKTRMRLALKRLRELMGNEAREIVEDGL from the coding sequence ATGGACGGGGAATTCTCCACCGGCAAGCGAAATCTGAATCCGGGCATCCATACGTATATACCTGTAGAGGCGGGGCAGAATCGTGCCGCCCGCAAGCTTGGCAAGTCTGGCTCAATGAAGAAAGAGGACCTTGAAAAGCTTGCGGATGACGAGCTGCTGGACCTGATTATCCAGCGGCGCCGTGAGGCGCTGGAAGCCCTTTACGACAGGTTCGGGAACGCCGTCTTTTCCCTGGCCGTCCATATACTGCGGGACGTGGGCGCTGCCGAAGAGGTAACGCAGGACACGTTCTTCAACGTATGGAGACGGGCGCCGAGCTACGATTCGGCACGGGGCAAGGTGAGCGCGTGGCTGTTCTCCATCGGCCACCACCGCATCATCGACGAGCTTAGAAGGCGAAAGCGGCGTGACCAGAGCGAGGTCTCACAGGACGTGGAGGTCCTGCACCGGGCTGCGGACGATTCTTCAGACCCCGCACTCTATCTGGCGCTGCAGATGCAGCGCAGCCAGATCCACATGGCGCTCGCTGAGCTGCGGCCGGAGCAGCGCGAGGCTGTGATGCTGGCCTACTACGGCGGCCTCACGCACACGGAGATAGCCGCCCGGCTGCAACAGCCGCTGGGCACCGTGAAAACGCGCATGCGGCTGGCGCTGAAGCGATTGCGGGAACTCATGGGCAATGAAGCCCGGGAGATAGTTGAGGATGGACTGTAA
- a CDS encoding LppX_LprAFG lipoprotein: MPQVRLRPGLLRPLQDYPCPMSTRRLARKMLITIAAALLLTACGRGGEATATAVAATPTPINPQAALERTGDVMQGVSSFRFRLYHDNGSLELMPNFFVDTAQGDVVNPDKLSVSFEGKYGTGFAIRSNVITIGDSTYMTNPINGSWERSDTLVSPLGFFKPTEGISAMTRQVKDATLLADRTGQDGTFVLSGNLPAEALAPLLGQTAASATVRAELTVRAATGHLERAKISGAVTPSDKPDVVRTIVLSGFNESIPISAPTSS; the protein is encoded by the coding sequence ATGCCCCAGGTGCGGCTACGCCCGGGACTGCTCCGACCCTTACAGGACTACCCCTGCCCCATGAGTACTCGCCGGCTTGCCAGGAAAATGCTTATTACCATCGCGGCGGCGCTCCTGCTCACGGCCTGCGGCCGTGGCGGCGAGGCGACTGCGACCGCAGTTGCCGCAACCCCGACGCCCATCAACCCCCAGGCGGCGCTGGAGCGCACCGGCGATGTGATGCAGGGAGTGAGCAGCTTTCGCTTCAGGCTCTACCACGACAACGGCTCGCTGGAGCTGATGCCCAACTTCTTCGTCGATACAGCGCAAGGGGATGTCGTGAACCCGGACAAGCTCTCGGTCTCGTTCGAGGGGAAGTACGGGACAGGATTCGCCATCAGGTCCAACGTGATAACGATCGGCGACTCCACCTACATGACAAACCCTATCAACGGATCATGGGAGCGGTCCGATACCCTGGTGAGCCCGCTGGGATTCTTCAAGCCCACTGAGGGCATCTCGGCAATGACGCGCCAGGTGAAGGACGCGACCCTGCTGGCGGACCGGACCGGCCAGGACGGCACGTTCGTACTCTCCGGCAACCTGCCGGCGGAGGCGCTCGCTCCCCTGCTCGGGCAGACCGCGGCCAGCGCGACGGTCCGGGCGGAGCTGACTGTCAGGGCAGCCACCGGCCACCTTGAGCGCGCAAAGATCTCCGGCGCGGTGACGCCTTCGGACAAGCCGGACGTCGTCCGCACAATCGTCCTGTCCGGCTTCAACGAGAGCATCCCGATCTCAGCCCCCACCTCGTCATGA
- a CDS encoding MFS transporter, which translates to MTGPNAFPSPQGAPDGAAARRKVSSYIALIPVCLGVFIAADDQTVVVTVLPRMMVDLGVQVTELDHASWSITGYLLGYLAAMPLIGRLSDAWGHRRMFILSMLLFMAGSAAVALSGSLDWLIAMRVVQAVGAGALVPVSIAIAGDLFPSGQRAIPYGIIGASAEAGGVIGPLWGGLIIDRLDWQWVFWINLPLAALTLALLVMLLAPSPHREARIDFLGGALLTVSLSALTLALSLIPDVDAWMVGLFAVSAASLAAFIARQRGFPEPLLPLSLFATRAFSASNAVHMLVGAALIIGMVTVPLMANTVMALTPLEGGLWLMRMTAAIAVGGVLGGLAGRWLDWRLPAVTGLVLSAAGYYLMSGWDTTIADPQLTAHLALAGLGFGLLIAPIALAATETVGEDRRGVASATVTSMRIVGMTLGLAALAAWGSDRFFNLTGSLRLPLAIPGETPAETLQRQMEFDAQLKAAGVSLFQDFFLIAMALCLLAVIPALWMSTANARRAGRRSS; encoded by the coding sequence ATGACCGGTCCGAACGCCTTCCCCTCCCCTCAGGGCGCGCCCGATGGGGCCGCCGCGCGGCGCAAAGTCTCCTCCTACATCGCCCTCATACCTGTCTGCCTGGGCGTATTCATCGCCGCTGACGACCAGACAGTCGTGGTCACAGTGCTTCCCCGGATGATGGTGGACCTGGGAGTTCAGGTTACCGAGCTCGACCACGCCTCATGGTCAATCACCGGCTACCTTCTGGGCTACCTGGCGGCGATGCCGCTGATTGGCCGGCTCTCGGACGCATGGGGCCACCGGCGGATGTTCATCCTCTCCATGCTCCTCTTCATGGCCGGGTCCGCGGCGGTGGCGCTGTCGGGCAGCCTGGACTGGCTGATCGCGATGCGCGTGGTGCAGGCTGTCGGCGCGGGCGCGCTGGTGCCGGTCTCCATCGCCATAGCAGGCGACCTTTTCCCATCCGGGCAGCGCGCAATCCCCTACGGCATCATAGGCGCCTCCGCGGAGGCTGGCGGCGTCATCGGCCCGCTGTGGGGCGGGCTCATAATCGACCGGCTGGACTGGCAATGGGTCTTCTGGATCAACCTGCCGCTCGCTGCGCTGACCCTCGCTCTCCTGGTTATGCTCCTGGCGCCGAGCCCCCACCGGGAAGCACGAATCGACTTCCTAGGCGGCGCGCTGCTGACGGTAAGCCTCTCGGCGCTCACGCTCGCCCTTTCCCTGATACCGGATGTGGACGCGTGGATGGTCGGGCTGTTTGCTGTCTCCGCCGCTTCCCTGGCCGCCTTCATCGCAAGGCAGCGGGGCTTCCCTGAGCCCCTGTTACCGTTATCGCTCTTCGCAACGCGGGCCTTCAGCGCGTCGAACGCCGTCCACATGCTCGTGGGCGCCGCGCTGATCATCGGCATGGTGACGGTGCCGCTCATGGCGAATACCGTGATGGCGCTGACGCCGCTTGAGGGGGGGTTGTGGCTGATGAGGATGACCGCCGCAATTGCAGTCGGAGGGGTCCTGGGCGGGCTCGCGGGCCGTTGGCTGGACTGGCGTCTGCCTGCTGTGACGGGGCTGGTGCTTTCTGCCGCGGGCTACTACCTGATGAGCGGTTGGGACACAACGATCGCCGACCCGCAGCTCACAGCGCACCTGGCGTTAGCGGGCCTTGGCTTTGGGCTTCTCATCGCGCCCATAGCCCTCGCGGCTACAGAAACGGTAGGTGAAGACCGGCGCGGCGTGGCCTCCGCCACCGTTACCTCCATGCGCATCGTGGGCATGACGCTGGGCCTTGCCGCTCTGGCCGCGTGGGGCTCCGACCGCTTCTTCAACCTCACCGGCAGCCTGCGCCTGCCCCTCGCCATCCCCGGCGAAACGCCGGCGGAGACGCTCCAGCGCCAAATGGAGTTCGATGCGCAGCTCAAGGCCGCCGGCGTGAGCCTCTTTCAGGACTTCTTCTTAATCGCCATGGCGCTCTGCCTGCTGGCCGTCATCCCTGCGCTGTGGATGAGCACAGCTAACGCCCGGCGGGCCGGACGTCGCTCCAGTTAG
- a CDS encoding PspC domain-containing protein, translating to MDIYLSSVKRHFGRTEGKDEIVADIESRIAEQLLESKENIITLSTVERVIAAMGKAEEFDDEENHARDRQQRAEHTASAPQGGVKKLYRNPDDAMLTGVSSGLAAYIGIDPIWVRLVFVLLTFAWGIGIPLYIVMWVLMPVAKTGGQRLEMAGKPVTLSTLSASVKERIDEVRNQSTLRKVITLPFRFAGAVLIVLGPVARILLGALLTVVSVMALILIMMIVGYIFLGSGGVIDDIPIETLLPNACQMTLFVFGGALAIAVPALFVLFGGISLLQKKSVISAPVGLGVLGVWLVAITVTGFGSARAADSYRNIIDESPDYRTVTVPIEITGEFDRVDIEDNLSVDIVESEVVSLTATGRRRDVEILSARVVGGVLVIERRPDDRDEFSFFWTSDLDTNRARLRLTVPAGLVSISARHGSQVIADDLSYVPSFSIEIDNNSLGDIAISTGMLTADVSSRSRLSLFGDAESAEIDLSNNAVLSGRNFIAAEAWVNARDRSRAEIGVTDRLNAEANNHSVIIYSGSPRIIEELANWSDVRPAGR from the coding sequence TTGGACATATACCTCTCGTCCGTCAAGAGACATTTCGGGCGCACCGAGGGCAAGGACGAGATAGTCGCCGACATTGAGAGCCGGATTGCGGAGCAGCTCCTGGAGAGCAAGGAAAACATCATCACTCTCTCCACTGTCGAGCGCGTGATTGCTGCGATGGGCAAAGCCGAGGAATTCGACGACGAGGAGAACCATGCCCGTGACCGGCAGCAGCGTGCGGAGCACACCGCGAGCGCGCCGCAGGGGGGCGTGAAGAAGCTCTACCGCAACCCTGACGACGCTATGCTGACGGGCGTGAGCTCCGGCCTGGCCGCGTATATAGGCATCGATCCGATTTGGGTGCGCCTTGTTTTCGTGCTGCTGACCTTCGCGTGGGGCATTGGCATCCCGCTTTACATCGTCATGTGGGTCCTGATGCCGGTCGCAAAGACCGGCGGCCAGAGGCTCGAAATGGCCGGCAAGCCGGTGACTCTCAGTACGTTGAGCGCATCGGTAAAGGAACGAATAGACGAGGTCAGGAACCAGAGCACCCTGCGGAAGGTAATAACCCTGCCGTTCCGCTTCGCTGGCGCCGTCCTGATTGTCCTGGGTCCCGTGGCGCGCATACTCCTGGGCGCGTTGCTGACGGTCGTCTCGGTGATGGCGCTTATCCTTATTATGATGATCGTCGGGTACATCTTCCTGGGCAGTGGAGGTGTTATCGACGACATCCCTATAGAGACGCTCTTGCCGAACGCGTGCCAAATGACCCTGTTCGTATTCGGCGGAGCGCTGGCGATAGCCGTTCCGGCACTCTTCGTCCTGTTCGGCGGCATCTCGCTGCTGCAAAAGAAGAGCGTGATCTCCGCCCCCGTTGGGCTTGGGGTCCTGGGCGTGTGGCTCGTGGCCATTACCGTCACGGGCTTCGGATCAGCAAGGGCGGCGGACAGCTACAGGAACATCATAGATGAGTCGCCCGACTATCGGACGGTTACTGTGCCAATCGAAATTACGGGCGAGTTCGACAGGGTCGATATTGAGGACAACCTCTCCGTGGACATCGTCGAGTCGGAGGTGGTCTCTCTTACCGCGACCGGGCGCCGGAGGGATGTGGAGATTCTCAGCGCCCGCGTCGTTGGTGGAGTGCTGGTGATAGAGCGCAGGCCGGACGACCGCGATGAGTTCAGCTTCTTCTGGACGTCGGACCTGGACACCAACCGGGCAAGATTGCGGCTGACCGTGCCGGCCGGCCTCGTCTCAATCTCTGCGAGGCACGGCTCCCAGGTCATCGCGGACGACCTGAGCTATGTTCCCTCATTCTCCATTGAGATCGATAACAACTCTCTTGGGGACATAGCCATCAGCACCGGCATGTTGACCGCCGACGTGTCAAGCAGGTCGCGCCTTTCACTATTCGGGGATGCGGAGTCTGCCGAGATAGACCTTTCCAACAATGCAGTGCTGTCCGGCAGAAACTTCATTGCCGCTGAGGCGTGGGTGAATGCACGGGACAGGTCGCGCGCGGAGATCGGGGTGACGGACAGGCTAAATGCCGAGGCAAACAACCACAGCGTGATTATCTACAGCGGCAGCCCCCGGATTATAGAAGAGCTTGCTAACTGGAGCGACGTCCGGCCCGCCGGGCGTTAG
- a CDS encoding PadR family transcriptional regulator, translating to MRNGTEFEEAKSQMRRGMLEFCTLLIISRGRAYSSDILSELKKADLIVVEGTLYPLLSRLKADGLLEYDWEESRAGPPRKYFRLTGRGEEKLEQLKATWQSLVESMAALSESINREKKHFKLAWPKRSS from the coding sequence ATGAGAAACGGCACCGAGTTCGAAGAAGCAAAATCCCAAATGCGCAGGGGCATGCTCGAATTCTGCACGCTCCTGATCATCTCTCGCGGCAGGGCGTACTCGTCGGACATCTTGAGCGAGCTGAAGAAGGCGGACCTGATAGTCGTGGAAGGCACCCTTTACCCGCTCCTGAGCCGTCTGAAGGCCGATGGCTTACTCGAATACGACTGGGAGGAGTCGCGCGCGGGCCCTCCGCGCAAATACTTCAGGCTCACCGGCAGGGGCGAGGAGAAGCTCGAGCAGCTAAAAGCAACCTGGCAGTCTCTGGTCGAATCCATGGCAGCACTTTCGGAGTCAATCAACCGTGAAAAAAAGCACTTCAAATTAGCCTGGCCCAAACGCTCTTCATAA
- a CDS encoding site-specific DNA-methyltransferase, translating into MNRPVERLDLRSHDIAEDKREEMLRLFPEARTEGGKIDFERLKLALGNTVDAGRERYGMNWPGKGDCFKTIQAPSLGTLLPCPSESINSDTTENLIIEGDNLEVLKLLQKSYMGKVKMIYIDPPYNTGNDFIYPDNYAESLATYLEYTGQVDAEGRKFGTNTDTDGRFHSKWLNMMYPRLYLARNLLRDDGVVFISIDEKELSNLKSIMNEIFGEESFVTVITLLCNPKGRSQDKYFATNHEYVAVYSKAPMPKGSFSLAKDEDQISQEYTEEDDLGKFRLLELRNTHREFGKHNRKNLYYPLYVNTENGEVSIEAEEGYLKIFPIWDDGFEGCWGWERPRASRDVAYLTARNVKDRWKIYRKSYAMGAEKMLKTIFLKRTSLPSGDKKPLANCSSRRPKYSNRPNRLALFPNWLR; encoded by the coding sequence ATGAACCGACCTGTTGAACGCCTTGACCTGCGCTCCCATGACATTGCGGAGGACAAACGCGAAGAGATGTTAAGGCTCTTTCCGGAGGCCCGCACTGAGGGCGGCAAGATCGACTTCGAACGTCTCAAGCTGGCGCTTGGGAATACGGTCGATGCGGGCAGGGAGCGGTACGGCATGAATTGGCCGGGCAAGGGGGACTGCTTCAAGACGATACAGGCGCCGAGCCTTGGGACTTTGCTGCCCTGTCCAAGCGAGAGCATCAACTCTGATACAACGGAGAACCTGATCATAGAGGGCGATAACCTAGAGGTGTTAAAGCTCTTACAGAAGTCCTACATGGGCAAGGTCAAGATGATATACATCGACCCGCCTTATAACACAGGCAATGACTTCATCTACCCGGACAACTACGCTGAGAGCCTTGCCACCTATCTGGAATACACCGGCCAGGTTGACGCGGAAGGCCGCAAGTTTGGCACCAACACCGACACCGACGGTCGGTTCCACTCAAAGTGGCTGAACATGATGTACCCACGGCTATATCTGGCAAGGAATCTCCTACGGGACGACGGGGTAGTGTTCATAAGCATAGACGAGAAGGAGCTTTCGAACCTTAAGAGCATCATGAATGAGATTTTTGGCGAAGAGTCTTTTGTAACAGTTATCACGCTACTGTGTAATCCAAAAGGTCGTTCTCAGGATAAGTACTTCGCGACTAACCATGAGTATGTTGCCGTATATAGCAAGGCACCAATGCCAAAAGGCTCCTTCTCATTGGCAAAAGATGAAGATCAGATTAGCCAGGAATACACGGAAGAGGATGACCTCGGTAAGTTCAGGTTACTGGAGTTACGGAATACGCACAGGGAATTTGGAAAGCACAACAGGAAGAACCTCTACTATCCGTTGTACGTCAATACTGAAAATGGGGAGGTCTCGATTGAAGCGGAGGAAGGTTACCTCAAGATTTTTCCTATTTGGGATGACGGCTTCGAAGGATGTTGGGGATGGGAACGCCCCAGGGCATCCCGAGACGTAGCTTATCTAACTGCTCGTAATGTGAAAGATCGATGGAAAATATACCGAAAAAGCTACGCGATGGGCGCAGAGAAGATGCTCAAGACTATTTTTTTGAAAAGGACTTCTTTACCGAGCGGGGACAAAAAGCCTTTAGCGAACTGTTCGTCACGAAGACCAAAATATTCCAATCGCCCAAATCGCCTGGCCTTATTTCCAAACTGGTTGAGATAA